A genomic segment from Gracilinanus agilis isolate LMUSP501 chromosome 1, AgileGrace, whole genome shotgun sequence encodes:
- the LOC123246508 gene encoding M-phase-specific PLK1-interacting protein, translating to MHRPSFRPPTPPFAGPGPGSWGGSGGFRSPPGCPRPPSPRDGYGSPHQTPPFGPRARPRHSGSPASGPGYAGPAPGFSPGPPPRPLQPPFAGPGPGSWGGSGGFRSPPGCPRPPSPRDGYGSPHQTPPFGPRARPRHSGSPASGPGYAGPAPGFSPGPPPRPLQGSPRTSTPFGSARGKEKRMSNDVENYFKPSMLEDPWAGLKPVSVTDVNQKYNNEQTVFTGKRGRYFN from the exons ATGCACCGACCGAGCTTTCGCCCGCCCACGCCGCCCTTCGCGGGGCCCGGACCGGGCTCGTGGGGCGGCAGCGGCGGGTTCCGAAGTCCCCCGGGCTGCCCGCGGCCGCCCTCCCCGCGGGACGGCTACGGGAGCCCGCACCAGACGCCGCCCTTCGGGCCCCGCGCCCGGCCCCGCCATTCCGGTTCCCCGGCCTCGGGCCCCGGCTACGCGGGCCCTGCGCCCGGCTTCTCCCCGGGCCCGCCGCCCAGGCCGCTCCAG CCGCCCTTCGCGGGGCCCGGACCGGGCTCGTGGGGCGGCAGCGGCGGGTTCCGAAGTCCCCCGGGCTGCCCGCGGCCGCCCTCCCCGCGGGACGGCTACGGGAGCCCGCACCAGACGCCGCCCTTCGGGCCCCGCGCCCGGCCCCGCCATTCCGGTTCCCCGGCCTCGGGCCCCGGCTACGCGGGCCCTGCGCCCGGCTTCTCCCCGGGCCCGCCGCCCAGGCCGCTCCAG GGTTCACCCAGGACATCTACACCTTTTGGTTCAGCACgtggcaaagaaaaaagaatgtctaATGATGTGGAAAACTATTTCAAACCTTCAATGCTTGAGGACCCATGGGCAGGACTAAAACCAGTCTCTGTAACAGATGTAAACCAAAAATACAACAATGAGCAAACAGTATTTACTGGCAAAAGGGGGAgatattttaattaa